A region of Pseudomonas sp. Marseille-Q3773 DNA encodes the following proteins:
- a CDS encoding iron-containing alcohol dehydrogenase produces MQPFNFATTGQILCEAGAVQRLATLCRERGARRVLIVSDPGIARLGMLDDLLPGFTTAKVGVAIFSEVSADPSEACVLAATQRARHIGADLVVGFGGGSSMDVAKLVALLAHRDCTQPLAELYGIDKAKGRRLALIQVPTTAGTGSEVTPIAIVTTGATSKMGIVSPLLLPDLAVLDAVCTLGLPPAVTAATGIDAMVHAIEAYTSRLKRNPLSSLLAREALRLLAENLNQAVHNGGNLDARQAMLLGACLAGQAFANAPVAAVHALAYPLGGHFHIPHGLSNALVLPHVLRFNLPVAVADYAQLAVPLLGARLQPGDLHRQADQFVEELAVLGARCGLPGRLRDADVPRHRLPQLAEDAMQQQRLLVNNPREVTQADALAIYEAAY; encoded by the coding sequence ATGCAGCCTTTCAATTTCGCTACTACCGGGCAGATTCTCTGCGAAGCGGGCGCGGTGCAGCGCCTTGCCACCCTGTGCCGCGAGCGCGGCGCACGGCGCGTGCTGATCGTCAGTGACCCCGGTATCGCCCGCCTGGGCATGCTCGATGACCTGCTGCCGGGGTTCACGACGGCCAAGGTCGGCGTGGCAATCTTCAGCGAGGTCAGCGCCGACCCCAGCGAAGCCTGTGTGCTGGCTGCCACCCAGCGGGCCCGGCATATCGGCGCTGACCTGGTGGTAGGCTTTGGCGGCGGCAGTTCGATGGATGTCGCCAAGCTGGTCGCGCTGCTGGCCCACCGCGACTGCACCCAGCCGCTTGCCGAACTCTATGGCATAGACAAGGCCAAGGGCCGGCGCTTGGCGTTGATCCAGGTGCCGACCACGGCCGGCACCGGTTCGGAGGTGACGCCAATCGCCATCGTCACCACCGGCGCCACCAGCAAGATGGGCATCGTCTCGCCTCTGCTGTTGCCGGACCTGGCAGTACTCGATGCCGTGTGCACCCTCGGCCTGCCTCCGGCGGTAACCGCCGCGACCGGCATCGATGCGATGGTGCATGCCATCGAAGCCTATACCAGCCGTCTCAAGCGCAACCCGCTGTCGAGCCTGCTGGCCCGCGAGGCGCTGCGGCTGCTGGCGGAGAACCTGAACCAGGCCGTGCACAACGGCGGCAACCTGGACGCGCGCCAGGCCATGCTGCTCGGCGCCTGCCTGGCCGGCCAGGCGTTTGCCAATGCCCCGGTGGCGGCGGTACACGCGCTGGCTTATCCGTTGGGTGGGCACTTCCATATTCCCCATGGCCTGTCCAACGCCCTGGTGTTGCCACATGTGCTGCGCTTCAACCTGCCCGTCGCGGTGGCGGACTATGCCCAACTGGCGGTGCCCTTGTTGGGCGCGCGATTGCAGCCTGGCGACCTGCACCGGCAGGCTGATCAGTTCGTCGAGGAACTGGCTGTGCTGGGCGCCCGCTGCGGTTTGCCTGGGCGACTGCGCGATGCCGATGTTCCGCGCCATCGCCTGCCGCAACTGGCAGAGGATGCCATGCAACAGCAGCGCCTGCTGGTCAACAACCCGCGTGAAGTCACCCAGGCCGATGCACTGGCCATCTACGAGGCGGCCTACTGA
- a CDS encoding thioesterase family protein — MSVHRQRDYYRHYTPIATRWHDNDAYGHVNNVVYYGFFDSAVNRLLIEQGGLDIHHGAAIALVVSSACDYQSSVAFPQDIEVGLAVSRLGNTSVHYHLAVFIQGQSLACATGRFVHVFVDRQGRRPVPVPAGLRRVLSELQPLSAEES, encoded by the coding sequence ATGAGCGTGCATCGGCAACGTGACTATTATCGGCACTACACGCCCATCGCCACCCGCTGGCATGACAACGACGCCTATGGGCACGTGAACAACGTGGTCTATTACGGTTTTTTCGACAGCGCCGTGAACCGCCTGCTGATCGAGCAGGGCGGACTGGATATCCACCATGGCGCGGCGATTGCGCTGGTGGTCAGCTCGGCCTGCGACTACCAGTCGTCTGTAGCGTTTCCGCAGGACATCGAGGTGGGCCTGGCGGTAAGCCGGCTGGGCAACACCTCGGTGCACTACCACTTGGCCGTATTCATCCAGGGCCAATCCCTGGCCTGCGCCACCGGACGCTTCGTTCATGTGTTCGTCGACCGGCAAGGGCGACGCCCGGTTCCGGTGCCTGCCGGCTTGCGACGGGTTCTGAGCGAATTGCAGCCCTTGTCCGCTGAGGAATCTTGA
- a CDS encoding acetyl-CoA C-acyltransferase — translation MKDAVIVSTARTPIGKAMRGAFNDLKTPGMTAVAIRAAVERAGIEPAQVEDLVLGTAMQSGTAAINPGRLSALAAGLPQSVSGQTVDRQCASGLLAIATAAKQIMVDGMQVTIGAGQEQISLVQQVHNQLASEACDPAVLRMSEHAYMPMLQTAEFVARRYGISRDAQDAYALQSQQRTAAAQAAGLFADEIVPVTARRKLVDKLTGAVSHEQVCLSQDEGNRPATTLADLQGLKPVVEGGCVTAGNASQLSDGASACVLMEGALAARSGRAPLGLYRGMAVAGLAPEEMGIGPVLAVPRLLRQHGLKVDDIGLWELNEAFACQVIYCAQRLQIDPAKLNVNGGAIAIGHPYGMSGARMVGHALLEGKRRGVKYVVVTMCVGGGMGAAGLFEVL, via the coding sequence ATGAAAGACGCGGTGATCGTATCCACTGCCCGTACACCCATCGGCAAAGCCATGCGTGGCGCCTTCAACGACCTGAAAACCCCTGGCATGACAGCCGTCGCGATTCGCGCAGCCGTCGAGCGGGCTGGTATCGAGCCGGCGCAGGTGGAGGACCTGGTATTGGGTACCGCCATGCAGAGCGGTACTGCCGCTATCAACCCTGGGCGTCTGTCGGCGCTGGCCGCTGGCTTGCCGCAGTCGGTCAGCGGGCAGACCGTCGACCGCCAGTGTGCGTCGGGCCTGCTGGCCATCGCCACAGCGGCCAAGCAGATCATGGTCGATGGTATGCAGGTGACCATCGGCGCCGGGCAGGAACAGATCAGCCTGGTGCAGCAGGTGCACAACCAGCTTGCCAGCGAGGCCTGTGACCCTGCCGTGCTGCGCATGAGCGAACACGCCTACATGCCGATGCTGCAAACCGCGGAGTTCGTCGCCCGCCGCTATGGCATCAGCCGGGATGCGCAGGATGCCTACGCCTTGCAGTCGCAGCAACGCACTGCAGCGGCGCAGGCGGCGGGGTTGTTTGCCGATGAAATCGTACCCGTCACGGCACGCAGGAAGCTGGTCGACAAGCTGACCGGTGCGGTGAGCCATGAGCAAGTCTGCCTCAGCCAGGACGAAGGCAACCGGCCGGCGACCACCCTGGCAGACCTGCAAGGGTTGAAGCCAGTTGTCGAAGGCGGCTGCGTGACGGCCGGCAATGCCAGCCAGCTGTCTGATGGTGCCAGTGCCTGCGTACTGATGGAAGGCGCTCTGGCAGCCAGGTCGGGCAGGGCGCCGCTGGGGCTGTATCGTGGCATGGCGGTGGCGGGTCTTGCTCCTGAAGAAATGGGAATCGGCCCGGTACTGGCGGTGCCCAGGTTGTTGCGCCAGCACGGCCTTAAGGTAGACGACATCGGCCTGTGGGAACTGAACGAGGCGTTCGCCTGCCAGGTAATTTACTGCGCCCAGCGTTTGCAGATAGACCCTGCGAAGCTGAACGTCAATGGCGGTGCCATTGCCATCGGCCACCCCTACGGCATGAGCGGGGCGCGGATGGTCGGGCATGCGCTTCTGGAGGGCAAGCGGCGGGGGGTGAAGTACGTGGTGGTGACCATGTGCGTTGGCGGCGGGATGGGCGCGGCGGGGCTGTTCGAAGTGCTGTAG
- a CDS encoding CAP domain-containing protein yields the protein MRHAACCSRLVSLCLLPFLPLLTSPAHASGERQLVAAINDYRAQPQRCERRVVRASTPLVLKANLALPIGYGSGLRDGLKAVGYQAVKVRAIRLVGAHDAEEAFDMLRSDYCAALLDSQYADIGVRRARNEWQVLLARPLLEAQLGDRRSTGQALLAQVNAARAKPRLCGRQRFAAARPLTWNAALGAAAQRHSRAMANENFFAHRDLDGDLPADRARDAGYRGRQIGENIAAGQGSASKAMAGWLASPGHCANLMNPMFTQVGAAVAKNSRSDDGVYWTMLFGAP from the coding sequence ATGCGCCACGCTGCCTGCTGCTCCCGCCTTGTCTCGCTCTGCCTGTTGCCTTTCCTGCCGCTGTTGACCAGCCCCGCCCATGCCAGCGGGGAGCGCCAGTTGGTAGCGGCGATCAACGACTATCGCGCGCAGCCACAGCGTTGCGAGCGGCGCGTGGTTCGGGCCTCGACGCCGCTGGTGCTGAAGGCGAACCTGGCGCTGCCGATCGGCTATGGGAGTGGCTTGCGTGACGGCTTGAAGGCGGTTGGCTACCAGGCAGTGAAGGTGCGGGCTATCCGCCTGGTCGGCGCGCACGATGCCGAGGAGGCCTTCGACATGCTGCGCAGCGACTATTGTGCAGCGTTGCTCGATAGCCAGTATGCCGATATTGGCGTGCGCCGCGCCCGCAATGAGTGGCAGGTGCTGCTGGCGCGTCCGTTGCTGGAGGCGCAACTCGGCGACCGGCGCAGCACCGGCCAGGCGTTGCTGGCCCAGGTCAACGCTGCCCGGGCCAAACCGCGCCTGTGCGGGCGACAGCGCTTTGCTGCCGCACGCCCGCTGACCTGGAACGCCGCCTTGGGCGCGGCCGCACAGCGCCATAGCCGGGCGATGGCCAACGAAAACTTCTTCGCCCACCGCGACCTCGACGGTGACCTGCCGGCGGACCGGGCGCGGGATGCCGGCTATCGCGGGCGCCAGATCGGCGAGAACATCGCCGCCGGCCAGGGCTCCGCGAGCAAGGCGATGGCAGGCTGGCTGGCCAGCCCGGGGCATTGCGCCAACCTGATGAACCCGATGTTTACCCAGGTGGGTGCGGCAGTGGCCAAGAATTCACGTAGCGATGACGGGGTTTACTGGACGATGCTGTTCGGTGCGCCTTGA
- a CDS encoding HAMP domain-containing sensor histidine kinase, which yields MRLSRFIIQHMERILQAWEDFARTVDLPREALSTSGLRNHAAHILLAVARDMQTSQTVQQEIDKSHGLAAASAGESAAEAHAVMRLMDGFSMNQMVSEYRALRSSVLRLWLAQEMSIDQPERVAEIIRFNEAIDQALVESIASYGKAVETTRKMVLGVLGHDLRSPLTAITMGAGMLAKSQQLGPREQTVVTQIYTSVGRANELVNDLLDLARCNLSLGIPIQREPGELGAVCAAIVKEASLAHPQIDLRFEQAGPLPASFDPSRMSQVVSNLVTNAIRHGNDRSPIRIRLTTENNCAVIEIHNWGNPIPPDRKMYLFNPEARLTRAAHVEGRKPHGLGLGLFIANEIVTSHGGTIEVVSSAERGTTFRVVFPLEAGPSAG from the coding sequence ATGCGGTTGTCTAGGTTCATCATTCAGCATATGGAAAGGATCCTCCAGGCTTGGGAGGACTTCGCCCGAACGGTTGACCTGCCCAGGGAAGCTCTGAGCACATCGGGCCTGAGGAACCACGCAGCGCACATTCTCCTGGCCGTGGCGCGGGACATGCAAACCAGCCAGACCGTGCAGCAGGAAATAGACAAATCCCACGGACTGGCTGCAGCGTCAGCGGGCGAAAGCGCGGCGGAAGCCCATGCGGTCATGCGCCTGATGGATGGCTTCAGCATGAATCAGATGGTGTCGGAGTATCGGGCCCTTCGATCAAGCGTGTTGCGCCTGTGGCTTGCTCAGGAAATGTCGATCGACCAGCCCGAGCGGGTGGCGGAGATCATCCGCTTCAACGAAGCCATCGACCAGGCCCTGGTCGAATCCATCGCCTCGTATGGCAAGGCCGTCGAGACCACTCGCAAGATGGTGCTGGGTGTACTCGGCCATGACCTTCGCTCGCCACTGACAGCGATCACCATGGGGGCCGGTATGCTTGCCAAGAGCCAGCAGCTGGGGCCCCGGGAACAGACCGTGGTCACCCAGATCTACACGAGCGTCGGGCGAGCCAACGAACTCGTGAACGACTTGCTCGACCTGGCTCGATGCAACCTCAGCCTGGGCATACCCATACAGCGTGAGCCTGGTGAACTCGGCGCCGTGTGCGCCGCCATCGTCAAGGAAGCCAGCCTGGCCCATCCGCAGATAGACCTGCGCTTCGAGCAGGCGGGGCCATTACCGGCCAGCTTCGACCCGTCACGCATGTCCCAGGTAGTATCGAACCTGGTCACCAATGCCATACGGCATGGCAATGACCGCTCGCCGATTCGGATACGGCTGACGACCGAGAACAATTGCGCGGTGATCGAAATCCACAACTGGGGCAACCCTATTCCTCCAGACCGCAAGATGTATCTGTTCAATCCTGAGGCACGTTTGACCCGGGCGGCCCATGTCGAAGGTAGAAAGCCGCATGGGCTGGGGCTTGGCTTGTTCATTGCAAACGAGATTGTCACCAGCCATGGGGGCACGATCGAAGTCGTGTCCAGTGCAGAACGGGGTACGACCTTCCGGGTTGTTTTTCCTCTTGAAGCTGGTCCGTCTGCCGGTTGA
- a CDS encoding LysR substrate-binding domain-containing protein codes for MNRQFDLALTSGAVASKALGRLALGTGGYSCLTATSAAPVALTLEAYLEKRHVLVSSGGYVGVVDEVLAEQAQSRTVEASTTHFAALPALLQGSDCVATLPTHAAQALAKVSHVVCQPCPIHLPRYSIELGWRIDNARDPAMRLMTALLRDVIAQLPGSDTRPLLRG; via the coding sequence ATGAATCGGCAATTCGACCTGGCGCTGACTTCAGGCGCCGTCGCCTCGAAAGCGCTCGGGCGCCTGGCGCTCGGGACCGGTGGCTACAGCTGCCTTACGGCAACCAGCGCTGCGCCGGTTGCGCTGACCCTCGAGGCTTACCTGGAGAAACGCCATGTTCTGGTTTCTTCAGGCGGTTATGTTGGCGTAGTGGACGAAGTGCTGGCAGAGCAGGCACAGAGCCGCACGGTGGAAGCTTCCACCACGCATTTCGCTGCGCTTCCTGCGTTGTTGCAAGGCAGTGATTGCGTGGCCACCCTGCCGACGCATGCGGCACAGGCGCTGGCGAAGGTGAGCCATGTCGTGTGCCAGCCTTGCCCGATCCACTTGCCGCGGTATTCGATAGAGCTGGGCTGGCGAATCGACAACGCCCGCGACCCCGCGATGCGCCTGATGACGGCCTTGCTGCGCGACGTCATCGCCCAACTGCCAGGCAGCGATACAAGGCCGCTCCTGCGTGGGTGA
- a CDS encoding GNAT family N-acetyltransferase, translating to MAVGREWHWMIRLRDEDERTIGSISLYDQAGNNRGFWLAPQWWGKGYMREACRAINAYWFETLSRPVMRVPKAVANKASRKVSEHEGMRLVDVRDGDFVSGPMRVEIWEMTRSDWLDSVNPGR from the coding sequence ATGGCCGTCGGCCGAGAGTGGCACTGGATGATCCGTCTGCGCGACGAAGACGAGCGCACCATCGGCAGCATCAGCCTGTATGACCAGGCTGGGAACAACCGCGGATTCTGGCTGGCGCCGCAGTGGTGGGGCAAAGGCTATATGCGCGAAGCATGCCGGGCCATCAATGCTTATTGGTTCGAGACTTTGTCGCGCCCCGTCATGCGGGTCCCCAAAGCGGTGGCCAACAAAGCCTCACGCAAGGTTTCGGAGCACGAAGGCATGCGCCTGGTCGATGTGCGCGATGGCGATTTCGTCTCCGGACCCATGCGCGTCGAGATCTGGGAGATGACCCGCAGCGACTGGCTGGACAGCGTGAACCCAGGCCGCTAG
- a CDS encoding winged helix-turn-helix domain-containing protein, with translation MPFVFDDYQLDEQRRELTRQGQAVALGPQVFDLLLQLVRHRDRVLGRDELLARVWNGKVVSESTITSHINAVRKAIGDSGEEQRLLRTVARKGYRFVGEVREPASGPTQAAAETAPAPSGPALPDKPSITVLPFQNLSGDPEQDYFADGMVEDIIAALSRIRWLFVIARNSSFTFKGQPIDVQQVGRVLGVRYVLEGSVRRAGQRLRITGQLIDASSSEHLWAERFEGSLDDLFELQDQVTESVVGAIAPQLERAEIERAKRKPTADLGAYDFYLRGTAKLHHGTREAIAEALALYYHAIERDPEFASAYGMAAWCYFWRKLNGWMDNRTEEIAEGARLARLAVALGRDDAVALTRGGHALGHLTGDLDGAIALLDRARLLNPNLAPAWFLGGVLRALRGEAQTAIDNLSHATRLSPLDPEMFRMQVGMALAHFFAGRLDDAVEWAEKSLGNLPNLLVAIALVAASHALSGRMDSAYRAMARLREQDPGLRVSTLREWLPIYRDEDLARLAEGLQLAGLPA, from the coding sequence GTGCCATTCGTGTTTGACGACTATCAGCTCGACGAGCAGCGCCGGGAACTGACCCGCCAAGGCCAGGCCGTGGCCCTCGGCCCGCAGGTGTTCGACCTGTTGCTGCAACTGGTCCGCCACCGCGACCGCGTGCTGGGCCGTGACGAATTGCTGGCGCGGGTGTGGAACGGCAAGGTGGTCTCCGAATCGACCATCACCAGCCACATCAACGCCGTGCGCAAAGCCATCGGCGACTCCGGCGAGGAGCAACGGCTGCTGCGTACCGTGGCGCGCAAGGGCTATCGCTTCGTCGGCGAAGTCCGCGAACCGGCCAGCGGCCCAACGCAAGCCGCGGCCGAAACGGCGCCGGCGCCCAGCGGGCCTGCGCTGCCGGACAAGCCGTCGATCACCGTGCTGCCGTTCCAGAACCTCAGCGGTGACCCCGAGCAGGACTATTTCGCCGACGGCATGGTCGAGGACATCATCGCCGCCCTGTCACGCATCCGCTGGCTGTTCGTCATCGCCCGCAATTCCAGCTTCACCTTCAAGGGCCAGCCCATCGACGTGCAGCAGGTGGGCCGGGTACTGGGCGTGCGCTATGTACTCGAAGGCAGCGTGCGCCGGGCCGGCCAGCGGCTGCGCATCACCGGCCAGCTGATCGACGCCAGCAGCAGCGAGCACCTGTGGGCCGAGCGTTTCGAAGGGTCGCTGGATGACCTGTTCGAGTTGCAGGACCAGGTCACTGAAAGCGTGGTAGGGGCGATCGCACCGCAGTTGGAGCGGGCCGAGATCGAGCGGGCCAAGCGCAAGCCCACCGCCGACCTGGGCGCCTACGATTTCTACCTGCGAGGCACAGCCAAGCTGCACCACGGCACCCGCGAAGCCATCGCCGAGGCCTTGGCACTGTATTACCACGCCATCGAGCGCGACCCGGAGTTCGCTTCAGCCTACGGCATGGCGGCATGGTGCTACTTCTGGCGCAAGCTAAATGGCTGGATGGACAACCGCACCGAGGAGATCGCCGAGGGCGCCAGGCTCGCGCGCCTTGCCGTGGCGCTGGGGCGTGACGATGCCGTGGCCCTGACCCGCGGTGGCCATGCCCTTGGCCACCTGACCGGCGACCTGGACGGTGCCATCGCCTTGCTCGACCGGGCACGCCTGCTCAACCCCAACCTGGCGCCGGCTTGGTTCCTGGGCGGGGTGTTGCGGGCGCTGCGTGGCGAGGCCCAGACCGCCATCGACAACCTCAGCCATGCCACCCGGCTGAGCCCGCTGGACCCGGAGATGTTCCGCATGCAGGTGGGCATGGCGTTGGCGCACTTCTTTGCCGGGCGGCTGGATGACGCTGTGGAATGGGCGGAGAAATCGCTGGGCAACCTGCCCAACCTGCTGGTGGCGATAGCCTTGGTCGCCGCCAGCCATGCCCTGAGCGGGCGAATGGACAGCGCCTACCGGGCCATGGCGCGCCTGCGCGAGCAAGATCCGGGATTACGCGTTTCGACCCTGCGTGAATGGTTGCCGATCTATCGCGATGAAGACCTGGCCCGGCTGGCCGAGGGCCTGCAACTGGCCGGGCTGCCAGCGTAA
- a CDS encoding SDR family oxidoreductase, with amino-acid sequence MKIVVIGGTGLIGSKLVNGLLGRGHQAVAAAPSTGINSITREGLAEAMDGADVVVDVANAPSWEDQAVLDFFETSTRNLLAAGKAAGVKHHVALSIVGSERLPDNGYFRAKVAQEALIKDSGLPYTVLRATQFFEFVEGIAQAGTVGDEVHLSPALFQPLASDDVVAALIDVALAPAANATLEVAGPEALPMDELVRRLLRLRGDNRKVVADVHARYFGAELDDKALTPGSGARLGATRFEDWLARQ; translated from the coding sequence ATGAAAATCGTGGTCATCGGAGGCACCGGCCTCATTGGTTCGAAGCTGGTCAACGGCCTGCTTGGACGCGGCCACCAAGCCGTCGCGGCAGCGCCGAGCACCGGGATCAACAGCATCACCCGCGAGGGCCTGGCCGAGGCGATGGATGGCGCGGATGTGGTGGTGGACGTGGCCAATGCCCCGTCCTGGGAGGACCAGGCGGTGCTGGACTTCTTCGAGACGTCCACGCGCAACCTGCTGGCGGCCGGGAAAGCCGCTGGGGTGAAGCATCATGTGGCGTTGTCGATCGTCGGTAGCGAGCGCCTGCCGGACAACGGCTACTTCCGCGCCAAGGTCGCCCAGGAGGCGTTGATCAAGGACTCGGGCCTGCCGTACACCGTGCTGCGGGCCACGCAGTTCTTCGAATTCGTCGAAGGCATCGCCCAGGCGGGTACTGTCGGTGACGAAGTGCACCTGTCGCCGGCGCTGTTCCAGCCGCTGGCTTCCGATGACGTGGTGGCGGCGCTGATCGACGTGGCCCTGGCACCCGCAGCCAACGCTACGCTGGAGGTGGCCGGGCCAGAGGCACTGCCGATGGACGAGCTGGTGCGCCGCTTGCTGCGTCTGCGTGGTGACAACCGCAAGGTAGTGGCCGACGTGCACGCCCGCTATTTCGGCGCCGAACTCGACGACAAGGCACTCACCCCCGGCAGCGGCGCGCGGCTTGGCGCCACCCGCTTCGAAGACTGGCTGGCGCGCCAGTGA
- a CDS encoding cupin domain-containing protein, with the protein MFNRTLLAAAFSVLAITPAIAAERPLSKVTVVFDKPLPNVPGKSMRGVIVDYAPGAASPAHRHPNSAFIYATVLEGEVRSSVNGEPAKVYKPGENWYEAPGAFHGVSANASDSKPAKLMAVFVLDSNETVLVTPSDK; encoded by the coding sequence ATGTTCAATCGCACCCTCCTGGCCGCCGCGTTCAGCGTGCTGGCCATCACCCCGGCAATCGCCGCCGAACGCCCGCTGAGCAAGGTCACCGTGGTGTTCGACAAGCCGCTGCCGAACGTGCCAGGCAAGAGCATGCGCGGGGTCATCGTCGACTACGCGCCTGGCGCCGCGTCACCCGCGCACCGCCACCCGAATTCCGCTTTCATCTACGCCACCGTGCTCGAAGGCGAAGTACGCAGCAGCGTCAACGGCGAGCCGGCCAAGGTCTACAAGCCCGGCGAGAACTGGTACGAGGCCCCGGGCGCGTTCCACGGCGTCAGCGCCAACGCCAGCGACAGCAAGCCAGCCAAGCTGATGGCGGTGTTCGTGCTCGACAGCAACGAGACGGTACTGGTCACCCCGAGCGACAAGTAA
- a CDS encoding LysR family transcriptional regulator, protein MELRQFRYFLSVLEHGSLGRAALELGVGASALSQQLSKLESELSTRLLTRSSTGVTPTAAGLAFEYHARLALRQAEHAMLAAQSGRMSGYVSVGLAPTTASVLGLALIERMRQRYPDIHLHLVEMLSGYLLSQLNARHLDLAVLFQAEAGARLEVRPLLQERLFALVPQRLVQEGWGEALTLQQIATLPLVMPSTQHGLRSTLQAILARAGLEADIVMEVDGLSLLMDCVAAGHAATLQPGAAVARAAQAGVRVFAIDDAQAQRRNLVVSLGEDELSPAALATRIVLHEVARDLLADGQWPGARLL, encoded by the coding sequence GTGGAGTTACGCCAGTTTCGCTACTTTCTGAGTGTGCTGGAGCACGGCAGCCTGGGCCGGGCCGCGCTCGAGCTCGGGGTGGGCGCGTCCGCCCTGAGCCAGCAGCTGTCGAAGCTGGAAAGCGAGCTGAGTACCCGCCTGCTGACCCGCTCGAGTACCGGTGTTACGCCGACGGCGGCGGGCCTGGCCTTCGAGTACCACGCGCGGCTGGCGCTGCGCCAGGCCGAGCACGCCATGCTGGCGGCGCAGAGCGGGCGCATGAGCGGCTACGTCAGCGTCGGCCTGGCACCGACCACCGCATCGGTTCTGGGCCTGGCCCTGATCGAGCGGATGCGCCAGCGCTATCCGGACATCCACCTGCACCTGGTGGAAATGCTCTCGGGCTATCTGCTGAGCCAACTCAACGCCCGACACCTGGACCTGGCGGTATTGTTCCAGGCGGAAGCGGGGGCGCGGCTGGAGGTGCGCCCGCTGCTGCAGGAGCGCTTGTTCGCCCTGGTGCCGCAGCGCCTGGTGCAGGAGGGCTGGGGCGAAGCGCTGACTTTGCAGCAGATCGCCACCCTGCCGCTGGTGATGCCCAGTACCCAGCATGGCCTGCGCTCGACCTTGCAGGCGATCCTGGCCCGGGCCGGGCTGGAAGCCGACATCGTCATGGAGGTCGACGGCTTGTCGCTGCTGATGGATTGCGTGGCCGCCGGCCACGCCGCCACCCTGCAACCCGGTGCCGCGGTAGCCCGGGCAGCCCAGGCCGGCGTGCGGGTATTCGCCATCGACGATGCCCAGGCGCAGCGCCGCAACCTGGTGGTGAGCCTGGGTGAAGACGAGCTCTCGCCAGCAGCGCTGGCGACCCGGATCGTGCTGCATGAGGTGGCCCGTGATCTGCTCGCCGACGGCCAATGGCCAGGCGCGCGCCTGCTCTGA